The proteins below come from a single Triticum aestivum cultivar Chinese Spring chromosome 5D, IWGSC CS RefSeq v2.1, whole genome shotgun sequence genomic window:
- the LOC123122525 gene encoding adoMet-dependent rRNA methyltransferase spb1 codes for MPPTDEPKGKKQRAKDKHYHLAKERGYRSRAACKVLQLDERFRFLPSARTVLDLGAAPGGWTQLAVSRATVGGLVVGVDLAPVRPIRGARLLKEDMTAPKCSSKVRRLMDSRGVAAFDVVFHDGDVRRKKRRNRSVCAGTGTSVAQEEAPTTQSALVINTIRQATMFLAPGGVFITKFFRCQDYKAVMLCLKQLFERVEFTRPSASRRRPAEIYLVCLKYKAPAKIQPELLDLKHLHLLSVDAEKSKFLGRSAAEETAWGPIIWICGDLLLMDKNRLKYILKWRMRIRTALSCSQVIATADGTTMGTKGKNDDQLLPEMEELMSVISTKERRENKRQSRHQTKEKAHKAIRMQTDATEYCYGDPDLFFVSDTNGGKEPQAVESGEDGDSRNGETQTHEDSDEVIDSDEELQRYEAQLEELIDEAYARIMTTRGGGVKQETKRAKCIDLNTDAHFYEGVEESDDGVIGMKVSDENYDQEANPLSPSLGTEQLTKEQLRNMWFSQDVFP; via the exons ATGCCTCCCACGGATGAACCGAAGGGAAAGAAGCAGCGGGCGAAGGACAAGCACTACCACCTGGCAAAGGAGCGAGGATACCGGAGCCGCGCGGCCTGCAAGGTGCTCCAGCTCGACGAGCGCTTCCGGTTCCTCCCGTCGGCGCGCACCGTGCTCGACCTCGGGGCCGCGCCGGGGGGCTGGACCCAGCTCGCCGTCAGCCGCGCCACCGTCGGCGGCCTCGTCGTCGGCGTCGACCTCGCGCCCGTCCGCCCCATCCGCGGGGCGCGTCTCCTCAAGGAGGACATGACCGCTCCCAAGTGCAGCTCCAAGGTGCGCAGGCTCATGGACTCCAGGGGCGTCGCGGCGTTTGACGTCGTCTTCCACGACGGCGATGTacggaggaagaagagaagaaaccGCTCGGTGTGCGCTGGCACCGGCACATCGGTGGCACAGGAGGAGGCCCCAACTACGCAGTCAGCCCTTGTCATTAACACCATACGGCAGGCCACCATGTTCCTTGCCCCTGGCGGCGTCTTCATCACCAAG TTCTTCAGGTGTCAAGATTACAAGGCTGTAATGTTATGTCTCAAGCAG CTATTTGAAAGAGTTGAGTTCACTAGACCTTCAGCAAGTCGGCGCAGACCTGCTGAAATTTACCTCGTCTGTCTGAAATATAAAGCCCCTGCCAAGATTCAGCCAGAACTTCTTGATTTGAAGCACTTGCACTTGTTGAGTGTGGATGCAGAGAAGAGCAAG TTTCTTGGTCGATCTGCAGCGGAAGAGACGGCCTGGGGGCCG ATAATATGGATTTGTGGGGATTTACTTCTGATGGATAAAAATCGCTTAAAATATATCCTAAA ATGGCGCATGCGCATAAGGACTGCACTTTCATGTTCACAAGTTATAGCAACCGCTGACGGTACCACGATGGGCACGAAGGGCAAAAATGATGACCAACTTTTACCGGAAATGGAGGAACTTATGAGTGTCATTAGTACAAAGGAAAGGAGAGAGAATAAGCGTCAAtcaaggcatcagacaaag GAGAAAGCACACAAGGCAATAAGAATGCAAACTGATGCTACAGAATATTGTTACGGCGACCCTGACTTGTTTTTTGTTAGTGATACCAAT GGTGGAAAAGAACCTCAAGCTGTTGAGTCAGGAGAAGATGGAGACAGTAGGAATGGAGAAACTCAAACTCATGAGGACTCTGATGAGGTGATAGATTCTGATGAAGAACTGCAGAG GTATGAAGCTCAACTTGAGGAGTTGATCGATGAAGCTTATGCGCGCATTATGACTACAAGAGGCGGAGGAGTGAAACAAGAAACTAAACGTGCCAAGTGTATTGATCTCAATACTGATGCACATTTTTACGAG GGTGTTGAAGAATCAGATGATGGTGTGATAGGGATGAAGGTTTCTGATGAAAATTACGATCAGGAGGCCAATCCCCTTTCACCGTCTCTAGGTACAGAGCAGTTAACAAAAGAGCAGCTTCGAAATATGTGGTTCAGTCAGGATGTGTTCCCATAA
- the LOC123122524 gene encoding protein ACCELERATED CELL DEATH 6 — protein sequence MDAKLMAATDGGDVNKLKVGLNKEDAMLMVDATATSKKPSEEDQSPAGIINPLLLLSAREGSLMALNVLLEREDAKRPPLMIISQEFLELVEGGSSAQGRTAVSIVGDVEGGVDDQPAASLAVGALLKGVTPDGDTALHVVAQNQENGKHFLEYAGIIYERGRGLLFAKNHRGDTPLHCAARAGNSKMVSHLMNLAARSGADMKLRLLRMENKRHETALHEAVRFEDGRFLGRKERRALIDATTHTAAEERNKDDAAGAQEEKNIVKLLMGADPELANYPADGVSPLYLAILLGKSTIALILYDKSGGNLSYSGANGQNALHVGVLPHRDSVMMEFLVHWNKSLTTQVDKDGRTPLHFASSLILRTGSYLTLELLGRPPWCHFVWIPRRSTSVLEIVFKANPAALYQADKNGSFPIHLAASVGAKEAILFFRDKYPHCVGLRDAEGRTFLQVAVEKEILGILFYVCETPSLAWILNMQDNDGNTALHLAIQSRNFRMFCALFGNPEVNLNITNYKGETPLDLSIISKLSYGLNFIENSEHKICHALKSVGANYGVIRWDKAEEPFRRPSNPEEEDQASRRLKDAAQTCVVASVLIATVAFSATLAIPGGYRADDHTNEGTPIYAGSYLFDAFIMSTTLAFICSSLATLGYTFSASPFVNLVTREVYTVLSVLSFSSSFVCMSIAFALGVYMVLAPVARNTAVAVCVITPTIWLGTNVDSIFKLVILARPLCIRKGLFKGMVQLLRMYALLVVTTLWPFIVTFGWAALARIHRHR from the exons ATGGACGCCAAGCTGATGGCGGCCACCGACGGTGGCGATGTCAACAAGTTGAAGGTTGGGCTGAACAAGGAGGATGCCATGTTGATGGTTGATGCGACGGCGACGAGTAAGAAGCCTTCCGAAGAGGACCAATCCCCAGCTGGTATCATCAACCCCTTGCTTCTGTTATCGGCGCGTGAGGGCTCCTTGATGGCGTTGAATGTCCTTTTAGAGAGGGAAGACGCAAAACGTCCACCACTGATGATTATTTCTCAAGAATTTCTCGAGTTGGTAGAGGGAGGCAGCAGTGCCCAAGGAAGAACTGCAGTGTCAATTGTTGGTGATGTAGAAGGGGGCGTCGATGATCAGCCTGCTGCTTCACTTGCAGTTGGAGCACTCCTCAAGGGCGTCACTCCTGATGGTGATACTGCACTACATGTGGTCGCGCAGAATCAGGAAAATGGCAAACATTTCCTGGAGTACGCCGGCATCATCTACGAAAGGGGCAGGGGCCTCCTGTTTGCCAAGAATCACAGGGGTGACACACCCTTGCATTGTGCTGCCCGAGCTGGGAACTCCAAAATGGTTTCTCATCTCATGAATCTAGCTGCACGTTCGGGTGCTGACATGAAGCTCAGGCTCCTGAGAATGGAAAATAAGCGTCACGAGACAGCCCTCCACGAGGCTGTCCGATTTGAAGATGGTCGATTTCTGGGTCGGAAAGAGAGAAGGGCATTGATTGATGCTACTACTCACACCGCCGCAGAAGAAAGGAATAAGGATGATGCTGCCGGCGCACAGGAAGAAAAGAATATAGTCAAACTGCTGATGGGTGCTGATCCAGAGTTAGCTAATTATCCTGCAGATGGCGTTTCACCCTTGTATCTAGCCATCTTGCTGGGGAAGAGTACAATTGCATTGATTCTGTACGATAAGAGTGGTGGCAATCTCTCCTATTCCGGAGCAAATGGACAAAATGCCTTGCATGTTGGTGTTCTTCCACACAGAGACTCAG TGATGATGGAGTTCCTAGTGCATTGGAACAAAAGCCTTACTACCCAAGTGGACAAAGATGGGAGAACGCCACTTCACTTTGCTTCATCGCTGATTTTACGGACTGGCTCGTATCTGACACTTGAGCTCCTTGGCAGACCCCCTTGGTGTCATTTTGTATGGATTCCCCGGAGATCTACATCGGTGCTCGAGATAGTATTCAAAGCAAACCCCGCAGCATTGTATCAAGCAGACAAGAATGGATCATTCCCCATACATTTGGCTGCCTCTGTAGGTGCCAAAGAGGCCATACTGTTTTTCCGTGACAAGTATCCGCATTGTGTTGGATTGCGTGACGCTGAAGGAAGAACATTCCTTCAGGTCGCTGTTGAGAAAGAAATACTGGGCATACTCTTCTACGTATGTGAAACTCCATCTTTAGCTTGGATTCTGAATATGCAAGACAATGATGGAAACACTGCACTGCACTTAGCTATCCAATCTCGGAACTTTAGGATGTTCTGCGCTCTATTTGGGAATCCAGAGGTGAATCTGAATATAACAAATTACAAGGGGGAAACTCCGTTGGATTTATCCATTATTAGTAAGCTTTCATACGGATTGAATTTTATAGAG AACTCTGAGCATAAAATATGCCACGCCTTGAAGTCAGTTGGGGCAAACTATGGTGTCATTCGCTGGGATAAGGCTGAGGAACCATTCCGTCGGCCATCAAACCCAGAGGAGGAGGACCAAGCATCACGGAGGCTGAAAGATGCAGCACAAACCTGTGTTGTTGCTTCAGTCCTAATAGCAACTGTTGCGTTCAGTGCAACTTTGGCCATCCCTGGAGGTTATAGAGCTGATGATCATACAAATGAAGGCACACCAATATATGCCGGGAGTTATCTTTTTGACGCGTTCATTATGTCCACCACATTAGCTTTCATATGCTCTTCTCTAGCTACCCTTGGCTACACGTTTTCTGCAAGTCCCTTTGTTAACTTGGTCACCCGCGAAGTCTACACAGTCTTATCCGTGCTTTCCTTCTCGAGTTCATTCGTATGCATGTCTATTGCATTTGCACTGGGTGTGTATATGGTGCTAGCCCCGGTTGCTCGTAATACTGCCGTTGCGGTCTGTGTTATTACTCCGACCATATGGCTTGGTACAAATGTGGATAGTATTTTCAAGTTGGTTATTCTTGCACGACCGCTATGTATTAGAAAGGGTCTATTCAAAGGAATGGTACAATTACTAAGGATGTACGCGCTCTTAGTGGTCACTACACTTTGGCCCTTCATAGTTACCTTTGGTTGGGCTGCGTTGGCAAGAATCCACCGTCACCGCTAA